ACGCATGCGACGATGGACCGTGTCATTGGCGCGGCGTGGGCCGTTGTCCGGCGCGGGCCGCCGAAGGTCCCGGCCTCGACAGGTGGTTGGGCCCCGACGTCGCTGCGGCCGGTCAGCAGACTGTAGGCTGCACGCGCCGGCATGCGGCGGACCTCGCTGGAGGTGTCACGATGACAGACGTCCTCGTCCTCGGATCGAACTTCGGCGGTCTCACGGCCGCGTTGAGCGTCAAGCACGAGCTCGGTGAGGACGTCGACGTCACGGTCGTGAGCGCGTCGGACCACTTCCTGTTCAACCCGTCTCTGATCTGGCTGCCGTTCGGTGAGCGGACCGCGGAGGACATCACGTTCCCGGTGTCTCCGACCCTGGAGAGCCACGACGTGCACTTCGTCCACGGTGCGGCGACGGCCATCGATCCACCCGCGAAGGCCGTCGAGACGACGGCGGGGCCATTCACCTACGACTACCTGGTGATCGCCACCGGCTACCGCAACGACTTCTCGGTCGTGCCCGGGCTCGGACCGGATGGCAACGCGTTCACGATCACCACACTGGAGGACGCCGAGGCCGCCGGCGAAGGCTGGCGTCGGTTCGTCGAAGACCCCGGCCCCGTGGTGATCGCGGCCACGCAGGGCGCCGGATGCTTCGGAGCTGCCTACGAGTTCCTGTTCAACATGAGCTACCAGCTGCGCAGGGCGAAGCTGAAGGACCGTGCACCGCTGACCTATGTGACGGCCGAGCCGTTCCTGGGCCACTTCGGCATCGGCGGGCTGCCTGGTGGCGAGAAGCTGTTGAAGCTGTTCCTGCGCAAGGAGCACATCACGGCCGCGCTCAGCACGGCCATCGACGAGGTCCAGCCCGGCGAGCTCCGCCTCGACGATGGCTCCTCGATGCCCTTCCGATACGCGATGGTGATCCCACCGTTCCTGGGTCAGCAGGTGATCGCCGACACGCCGGGTCTCGCTGATGACAAGGGCTACGTGCCGGTCCACGACACCTATGAGTCGAAGGCCTACGACGACATCTACGCGGTCGGCGTGGCGGCCGCGGTGGCCGTCCCGTGGCAGACGGCCGTCCCGACCGGGGTGCCCAAGACCGGGTTCCCCACCGAGATCCAGGCGCACGCCGCCGCGGAGAACATCGCCGCCCATGTGCGCGGTCAGGACCCCGTCGCGCACAAGGAGTTCGGCGACATCCCGGCGGTCTGCGTGATGGACGCCGGCAACAACGGCGTGATGATCCTGGCCGACAAGATGCTGCCGCCGCGCCGGGCCGGCGTCATGATCCCGGGGCCGCAGTCGCACGCCATGAAGCTGGCGTTCGAGAAGTACTTCCTGTGGAAGGCCAGGCACGGCTACGTCCGCCTGCCGTAGCCGCGCCCCCGTCGGCGGGCGACGCCGGCGGGTTCGGGTCCGCCGAGCCCGCCGGCACGCCGTCGCGTCCTAGTCAGACGCGACGCACGGGCACCCGCGTGCGCTCGCCTCGGTCACGGTCGATGGGCAGGCGGACCGTCAGGATGCCGTCCTCGTACGACGCGTCGACGTCAGCGGCGCCGGCGTCGGCGGGGAGGCGGATGGTGCGTGAGAACGCGCCGTAGCGCCACTCCGAGCGGTACCGGTCGGGTTTGTCGTCCTCGTCCCGCTCGCGTCGCTCGGCACGGATGTGCAGCAACCCGGCGTCGACCGAGACCGAGATGTCCTCGTCCGGGTCCACACCCGGCAGTTCGGCGCGGACGACCAGGTGATCGTCCTCGACGAACTCCTCCACCGGGATCGCCATCGCGTCGCGCTGCTCGGCGAACCACCGCAGCGGCTCCCAGCGGTCCAGCATCTCGGCCAGTCCGAAGTGGCGGGGGAACGGATACGTCGACTCACGCGTCGAGGGATCGCGCTGTTCGAGCTCCATGGTGCACCTCCTCGTGGTCCGGCGACGTCCAGCCGGACCACTGAGATCGCCGTTTCACCGTCCACAGTATGGCGGCCGCCGCGTGGTGGACAGGCCTCTCGGCCTCCGGCCGCGCGGCGGAGGACCTTGCATCCCCCTGCGTCGTGGTGAGGGTGCGCGGATCACAGCCAGCCGCGTGATCTGAACAGCCGGTACAGCACCAGCGTGCTGGCGACGATCAGCAGCAGCGCGAACGGATACCCCAGCTCCCACCGCAGCTCCGGCATCGCCTGGAAGTTCATGCCGTAGACGCCGGTGATCAGCGTCGCGACCACGAGGATCGCCCCCCACGACGACGTGGCCTGCATGACCTCGTTGGCCCGGTTCGATGCCGCCAGCACCTGCGTGTGGGACAGCCCGTTCAGCAGCAGCAGCTGTGTGTCGATCTGGGTGCGCAGCTCGACGATGGCGTCGTGGCTGCGTCGCAACGCGGCGACGTCCTCGGCGCCCAGCACCGCGGCACCCGCGTCGATCATCTCGGCGAGCACGCGCCGCAGGGGTCCGACGACGCGGTGCAGCACGAGGATGTCGTGGCGCAGCGCCTGCAGCGCGCCATGGACGTCGTCGGTGTCGTCGACCGACGCGCGTTCGGCCGTCGCCAAACGGTCATCGAGCTGATCGCTGTCGTCCCAGAGGCCATCGACGACCACAGCGCTGACCGCCTCCAGCACATCGCCCGCCGTCGGGGTGTCCGACGCTGCCAGCCGCTCGGCGACCTCGTCCGTCAACGCGCCGGCGCCGCCGTAACGAGCGCACGTCACGACCACGGTCGACGTCGCGATCAACACAAGCACCTCGGCGTGCAGCATCCCGTCGCGCGTACCGGTCGACGAGAGGACGACCGTTGTCGCCGGTTCGCGGCCGTGGACGCCCGGGCGCGGCGATCGCAGCAGCCTCGACAGTGCCTGCCGGGTGATGCCGCCGATCGCCGCGACAGCGTCCAACTCGTCCTCGTCGGGCTGCGAGGCGTCCAACCAGAGCACGCTGTCCGCCGGAGCGTCCCCAGCGAGCAGCCGGTCAACGTCACCCGATCCGATCGTCTCCCGGACCAGCCCATCCACGGGGTGCCAGCGCACCGTCAACATGGCGTCCTCCTCGCGCTTGCGGTTGCGTCGGCAGGCTACGTCAGCCGGGCGCGCTGATGCGCGGTCACCGCCCTGACACGACCGCGCGAACGCCGGTACCTCGGCCGCCATCGGACGCCGACGGGACGGCGTCGGCATGGTCCGGTCGATCGTCAACGCGTCGGACGCAGGTGCTCACGAACGGACGCCGGACCACTACCCGGTGTTCCGCATCACATACGAGAGCTGAGGCGACGACCGCGGACGGAACCGCCCCTACCGCGAGGTCGGTGCCGCCCGTAGCATCAGGGGCGCGCGAGGCGTTCGGTCCCGCCGGACCGGCGTGTGTGGGACCGCTCACGCCTCCGGGATGGAGCAGCCATGGCCACTGCCCAGGCGACGACGCAGGTCCCGACCTTCTGTCCGTTGTGCGTGTCGCGCTGCGGCGCGAAAGCGACGGTCAGTGACGGACGGTTCGTCGCGCTGGAGCCCGACCCGTCCCATCCGACCGGCAGGGCGCTGTGCGTCAAGGGCAGAGCGGCGCCGGACATCGTTGCCCACGACGAGCGGCTGCTGCACCCGATGCGACGCACGACGCCGAAGGGTTCCGCGGACCCGGGATGGGAGCGCATCTCGTGGGACGACGCGCTCGACGTGGTCGCGGCGCGGCTCGAGGCGCTGGCCGACGACCACGGACCTGAGTGCGTGGTGTTCGGCGCGACGTCGCCGTCGACGTCAGCCATGAGCGACGCGGTCGACTGGGTGATGCGGCTGCGCCGCGCCTTCGGCAGCCCCAACCAGTGCGTCTACATGGAGCTGTGCGGATGGGGCCGGTACCTCGCGTCGCTCTACACCTACGGAGCCCCCGTGCCGGGCGTGTACATGCCGGACCTCGACCACGCCGGCTGCATCCTGTTCTGGGGCTACAACCCGTCGGTCTCGCGCCTGGTGCACGCGACCAGCACGGTCGCCGCGGTCCGCCGCGGCGCCCGGCTCGTCGTCGTCGACCCACGGAGGGCGGGACTGGCGGGACGCGCCGACCACTGGCTGCGGGTGCGCCCGGGGACCGACACAGCGCTGGCGCTGGCGCTGGCACACGTGATGATCGATCGTGGATGGTTCGATGAAGGGTTCGTCCGTCGCTGGACCAACGCGCCCCTGCTCGTGCGGTCCGACACCGGTCGGCTGCTGCGCGCTGACGCGCTGTCGCCGTCCGGGGATCCGGACAGCTTCGTCGCGTGGGACGACGTCGGCGGGGTCCCGGTCCCCTACGACCCCGCGGCCGGGCGCCTCGTGGTCGACGAGTCGCACCTGGCGTTGTTCGGCGCTCGCGAGATCGCGACGACGTCCGGTGCGGTGACCTGTGCGCCGGCGTTCGAGCTGGTCGCCTCGCAGTGCCGCGCGATGGATCCCGCGGCGGCGGAGGCCGTGACCGGCGTGCCCGCGTCCGCCATCGAAGCGACGGCGCGGACGCTGTGGGAGGCCCGGCCGGTGGCGTTCTACACGTGGAGCGGACTGGAGCAGCACAGCAACACGACCCAGATGGCGCGCGCCATCAACCAGCTGTACGCGTTGACCGGCAGCTTCGACGTGCGTGGCGGCAACGTCGCGTTCACCGCTGTGCCGACCAATCCCATCGAGGGCGCCGAACTGCTGTCCGCCGAGCAGCGGGCCAAGGCCGTGGGCGTGGTCCGACGCCCGCTCGGTCCCGCACGATTCGAGTTCGTCACCGGCGAGGACGTGTTCACCGCCGCGCTCGACGGTGACCCCTACCGCGTGCGCGGCTTCGTCAACTTCGGCGCCAACATGGTGATGGCGCACGGCGACAGTGCCCGAGGCCGCGACGCGCTCACGGCGCTGGACTTCTTCGTCCACGCCGACCTGTTCATGAACCCGACCGCCGAACTGGCCGACATCGTGCTGCCGGTGACCAGCGCGTTCGAGGCCGAAGGCCTCAAGATCGGGTTCGAGGTGAGCCAGGAGGCGCACTCACTGGTGCAGTTGCGCGCGCCGTTGGTGCCACCACGCGGCGAGGCGCGCTCGGACCTGCAGATCATCTTCGCGCTCGCGGTCCGCCTGGGGCTGGGCGACCACTTCTGGGACGGCGATGTCGACGCGGCATGGAGCCACCAGCTCGCCCCGAGCGGCATCACGCTCGATCAACTTCGCGCCGAGCCCGCCGGCGTGCGTCTGCCGCTGGAGACCCGCCACCGCAAGTACGCCGAGACGAACGGCGACGGCACGCCGCGCGGTTTCCGGACAGCGTCGCGCAAGGTCGAGCTGTACTCGGAGGTGCTGCTCGACCACGGACACCCCCCGCTGCCGGAGTTCGAGGAGCCGCGGACCAGCCCGCGATCGCGCCCCGATCTCGCGGAGCGCTTCCCGCTGGTGCTGACATGCGCGAAGTCACTGCACTTCTGTGAGACGCAGCATCGCAACGTGGCGAGCCTGCGCCGCGCCGCGCCCGAACCGCAGCTCGAGATCCATCCCGGGACGGCGGACGCTCGCGGCATCGCCGCCGGGGACTGGGTGCGGCTGGAGACGCCGTATGGCAGCGTGCGTGCCCGCGCGAGGTTCAACACCAGCCTCGACCCGCACGTCGTGTGCGGCCAGCACGGCTGGTGGCAGGCGTGCGCGGAGATCGACCTTCCAGGCTACGCGCCGTACGGACCGGACAGCGCCAACCTCAACCTGGTCCTGCGTCAGGGACCCAGCGACCCGATCAGCGGGAGCTCGCCTCTGCGCGCGTCGGTCTGCAACGTCACGCGCCTGCACACGGCGCCGGCGCTGGCGCAGCCGTCCGGCATGTGACCACCCGTCGCGGGCGACCGCCGACTTCGACGACACGGACTGGGAGTGGCACTCGGCGGCGCACGACACGCCTGCGCACCCATCGACCTGGTGGTGGCAGGCGGTCGTCGGCTCGCGCGTGGCGGTCGCGGCGGTCGCGGCGGTCCTCGCCGATGCCGACCTCGGCCAGGGCCTGGTTCACCGGTGGGATCAACCATCCAGCCTGCGCGGCCGTGATGATCGACATCATCGAGGAGTACGCCAGGCACATCGGCCACGCGGACTCATCCGCGAGTCGGTCGACGGCCTGTCCGGCGAGGACCCGCCCGCGCTGACGTCACATCTCGACGCACTCACCCACCTCGACGGTGCCGCCGTCGGTGAGGATCGGGCAGCCCTTGGCGTTGGTGACCGCGTCCGACAGGTCGTCGGCTGCGATGATGCTGTAGCCGCTGACGGCGCCGCCGTCGCGTAGCGCCCCGCCCGGGTCGATCGTCTGTACGGGACCGAGCGGGCTGCCGCCGTCGACGACCGCGTCGCCGAGATCGGCGAACCAGGACTCCCAGGCCTGCATGACCGCCGCCTGCTCCTCCTGCGTCTCGGGTGTCCGCCCGCCGGTGTAGGTCAGGTGGTACTTCGCCATGGTGCGTCTTTTCTTCGCTGGGGTTGTCGGCGCGCGGTGGGTGCGCACCGTCGTCTCACCATGGGGACGCAGACGTGGCCCCGCTTCGACAGCGCGCGCGAAGTCTCGGCGCACGTCGCGGCAGTCGGTCGTTGGCCGGTAACCAGGGCGGCACGAGCGCCCGCCATCGCGATCGCACCGGACCGGGCACCTAGGATGACGGCCGCGGTGCACGCAGCCCGGCCCTGATCCTGGGCATCTCGACGCGAGAGGGCGAGATGACGTCACTCGTGGCTGATCTGATCCCGTTCGCGTTGGGCGCCGGGATCGTGCCAGCCGTCGTGGCGGTCACGTTGCTGCTGGTGCGCAGTCCCCACGGCCCCATCACCGCGGTGGCCTGGCTGGCGGGGATGGTCTCGACGCGGCTGATGCAGGGCGCCCTGTTCGGGTGGGTTGTTCCCGCCCAGGCGACGGTCGGGCGAACGGGGCGATCCACGATCGTCGCGACGGTCCTGCTCGTGCTCTCGATCCTGATGTTCGGTACCGCGGCGGAGAAGGCGCTGGGCGGCGGCGAGGAGGAGGAGGAGGAGGAGGAGGAGGAGGAGGCGCAGGCGGCTCCGCCGAAGTGGATGTCGATGATCCGGTCGGTGACGCCCACGCGGGCGTTCGTGTACGGGGCGTTGCTGATCCTCGTCAGTGCCAAACAGTGGGTGTTCACGCTCGGCGCCATCGGTGCCATCGGTGCGTCGCCCGTCAGGGGACTCGCGGCGATCGTCACCTACGTCGTCTTCGTCGCGGTCGTCGTGTCGCCCTCGCTCGCGATCGCTGTCGCCGCCTATGCGTTCCCCGACCGGTCGTCGAGCGGTCTGGAAGCCATCACGGCCTGGCTGCGCGCCCACGACGACACGATCGCCATCGCGCTCAGCCTGGTCTTCGGCACGGTGTTCGGGGTGAAGGCGCTGCTCGACTTCGGCGTGCTGTGACCATGATCTTCGACGACCCGCGGGGGGAGGCCTGCAAGGTCCGTTGAGGTCCGTCCGTCGCAGAAGGGGACACGAACGTCGTCCTGTCACGTCCGACAGCAGCCCCGTGTGTCGGACGTGACATGAGATGCTCGACGGCTGACGCTGGTCATGAGGTGCCCGCTGGGACATGATCGATGCGACGGTGAACGAACTGCGCCAGCAGGAGGGACGAGTCGAATGACCGAGCACGACGCACACGCGATCCGCTTCACCTACCTCTCGCAGGAGGATCTGCTCGAAGCCGGCTGCCTGGACTTCAGGATGGCGATCGATGCGGCGGCCGGAGCACTGACGGCCCACGCCAGGGGCGACGTGCTGTTCCCCGACAAGATCGTGCAGATCTTCGACCAGCGGACGCAGGAGCGCATCAACTGCCTGCCGGCGACGCTGACGCACGAGAAGGTCTGCGGCGTGAAGTGGGTGTCGGTGTTCCCGCCGAACGTCCCGCTGTACGGACTGCAGAACCTGACGGCAGTCTTCATCCTGTCCGAGATCGAGCGCGGGTTCCCGATCGCCGTCCTCGATGGCACGCTCGCATCCAACGCGCGCGTCGGCGCAATGGGCGCGTTGGCGGCGGAGCACTTCGCGTCACCCGATGCGGTCAGCATCGGGTTCATCGGTGCCGGCGAACAGGCCAAGATGCACCTGCTGGCCATGAAGACGATCCGTCCTTCGCTCGCTGAATGCCGCGTCGCGGCGCTGACGGGCGAGGAGGAGGACGTGTTCGTAGCCGAACTGTCCAAAGTGCTGCCGGACATGACGTTCGTGCCGACGCGAGGTGACCGTGAGCGGGCGATGCGTGACGCGGACATCCTGGTGACGGCGACCAGCGCACAGGCGCCCCTGTTGGAGGCCGCCTGGATGAAGCCTGGGGCGTTCTACAGCCACGTGGGAGGGTGGGAGGACGAGTTCGCCGTCGCCGAACAGTGCGAGACGATCGTGTGTGACGACTGGGAGACGGTCAAGCACCGCACGCAGACACTGAGCCGCATGTACGCGGCGGGTCGGCTCGAGGACAGCGACATCCACGCCAATCTCGGTGAGGTCGTGTCCGGCGAGAAGCCGGGCAGGCGATCGGCCGACGAGCGCGTCTACTTCAACGCGGTCGGGCTCTCCTACGTCGACGTGGCGCTCGCGCTCGCCATGTACCGCCGTGCGACCGCAGCGGGCGGTGGCTTACAGCTGACGATGCAGGAGACGACGGTGTTCAGGCACGCCGACATCGCCGAGCACGTCCGCCTCTGACGACGCGAGGGACACGTCGCCCGCACGGACCGATCGACGCGAGCAGTCCCGCGACCGCGAACACGATCTCATTGGTGCCGACACGGATGCGCGCATCCAGCCCGCTCGGCAGGCCGATCAACGGTCGTCATCGTGTCGGCGTAGCCGGTGCCGACCGCCAGCCAGTCGAGCAGCGTGGGACCCCGGCGGGTACGGGGATCACCTGTTGCCGTTCTGGGCACCTCGCCGCGCACCTCGGCAACGCCGACGCGGGTCGATTCTGCCCCCATTTGTGACGCTGAGCAGGATCGACACTACGCATTGTCGTAGGCACTGACGTACGTCGTGTGCGGTGGTACAGGTTTCCGCCGTCCGTTCGGCCATCGGTCCAATGCCTGCTGTACCGGAGTGGTAGTGCCTGCGGGGTGATCGCAGGACCGCCGTGCGAGAATGCCGCGCGATGAGCCCTCTGTCTCTCGCCGATCCGCTGCGCGCTCGTGCTGACTTCAGTGATCCGCATGACCGGGCACTGGTGCGGCACATGCTGACCCTCACGCCGACCGAGCGGCTGCGCAACGTCTCCGCCTACTGGCCGTTGATGAGGGTCGGACTCGAACGACGCGCGGCCATGGGCGCGTCTCGTCCGTGAGCGACACCGCCGGTCTCGCACCGGCGAAGTTCTTCGAGCCTGACCGCATCCTGCGGACCCTCGACGAACACGGCGTGCGCTACGTGCTGGTCGGTGGCATCGCGGCGACGCTGCGCGGATCTCCGTCGATGACGTATGACATCGACGTGGCACCGGAGCTCACACAGGACAACCTCGAGCGCCTCACCGCCGCACTTCAGCACCTCGGTGCCGTGCGCTACACCGAGCCCGACGAGGACATCGCACCTCCGCGCGCGGACGAGATGACGGCGCGCGTCGAGCAGTTCGCGTCGCCCATCGGCTACATCGACGTCCTCCGCGAGCTCCGCGCGATCGGCGGCTACGACCGACTCATCGGCCACGCCGACCTCATCGAGGTGGCCGGCACGGCGGTGTACGTGGCCGGGCTCGACGACATCATCGCCTCGAAGGAGGCCGCGGGACGGCCGAAGGACCTCAGCCAGCTGCCCGCGTTGTACGCCCTTCGGGACGAACTGTCGCGCCGCACCTGAACGTCCGGCCGGCCACCGGTCAGTCGCCAACCTCGGTGTCGGCGATCCCCCGGTCGCGACTGTGGATCAACGCGCTCTCGTGGTGCGGGTGCAACGCCCGCAGCAGTTCACGGATCGTCGAGTTGACCATCACGACGACCGCGATCAGCAGACCTCCGAGCAGGGACGTCAGCAGGACGATACCGAAGTAGATCCACGTGTAGACGCGTCGAAGCGTCTCGGCCTCCTCGAGGGGCACCGACAGCACCATCAGCAGGATCATCGACAGGATGATCAGGAGCGCGTCCACCGTGGAGATCTGTCGGATGCGGTCGTAGTGGATGTCGGTGAAGTCCTCGGTGTGCGTCGCCGTGAACGCAAGCAGGGTCAGCATCAACGCCAGCATCGTGATGCCGCCGGTCAGCGTCGCCGAGCTGAGGAACCGGATCGTCGGCACGATCGCCTCCAGCAGCGCGATAGCCCGGAACGGCGATATCCGGCCGACCGTCGCGAGTCCACCGAAGGCGATGATCGCCGTCATGACCCCACCGATGAGTGCCGATCTCAGGTGAAAGTTCTCGTGCGCCGGATCCGCCACCGGACGGCACTCCTTCCTGACAGCCGCTTCCGGACCATACCCGGCCCCCTGCGCGTCCACCATCGCTCGACACGAGCCAGCCGCCAGCTTCCGGTTGCCGGATGCGGACCGTCATGGCGCGCGCGACCATCGTCAGTCGCTCAGCGCCTCCGAGACCTGACGAAGACGTGGCAGGCCCAGCAGGGCCAGCGCGCCCAACGGGCCGAGGGTCGTCGCGGCGACGGCGACCGGCAGGCCGACGACGCCACTCAGTCCGCCGATGACTGCGGGGCCCATCGATCCGCCGACGAAGGTGACCATGTTGAACACGCCGAGCGCCGCGCCCTGGACGCGTGCCGGGGCCACATCGACGACCTCGTCGACCAGTGCGGCCTGCGATGCCGCGAACCCGATCGACGCGCCGCTCATGCCGACGACCAACGCGACGACACTGGTGGGCGACGCGGACGCGACCGCGACGCCCGCAAGGGCCACGAGCGCGACAGATGACGCGGTGCG
The genomic region above belongs to Euzebyales bacterium and contains:
- a CDS encoding FAD-dependent oxidoreductase encodes the protein MTDVLVLGSNFGGLTAALSVKHELGEDVDVTVVSASDHFLFNPSLIWLPFGERTAEDITFPVSPTLESHDVHFVHGAATAIDPPAKAVETTAGPFTYDYLVIATGYRNDFSVVPGLGPDGNAFTITTLEDAEAAGEGWRRFVEDPGPVVIAATQGAGCFGAAYEFLFNMSYQLRRAKLKDRAPLTYVTAEPFLGHFGIGGLPGGEKLLKLFLRKEHITAALSTAIDEVQPGELRLDDGSSMPFRYAMVIPPFLGQQVIADTPGLADDKGYVPVHDTYESKAYDDIYAVGVAAAVAVPWQTAVPTGVPKTGFPTEIQAHAAAENIAAHVRGQDPVAHKEFGDIPAVCVMDAGNNGVMILADKMLPPRRAGVMIPGPQSHAMKLAFEKYFLWKARHGYVRLP
- a CDS encoding Hsp20/alpha crystallin family protein, which translates into the protein MELEQRDPSTRESTYPFPRHFGLAEMLDRWEPLRWFAEQRDAMAIPVEEFVEDDHLVVRAELPGVDPDEDISVSVDAGLLHIRAERRERDEDDKPDRYRSEWRYGAFSRTIRLPADAGAADVDASYEDGILTVRLPIDRDRGERTRVPVRRV
- a CDS encoding CorA family divalent cation transporter; its protein translation is MLTVRWHPVDGLVRETIGSGDVDRLLAGDAPADSVLWLDASQPDEDELDAVAAIGGITRQALSRLLRSPRPGVHGREPATTVVLSSTGTRDGMLHAEVLVLIATSTVVVTCARYGGAGALTDEVAERLAASDTPTAGDVLEAVSAVVVDGLWDDSDQLDDRLATAERASVDDTDDVHGALQALRHDILVLHRVVGPLRRVLAEMIDAGAAVLGAEDVAALRRSHDAIVELRTQIDTQLLLLNGLSHTQVLAASNRANEVMQATSSWGAILVVATLITGVYGMNFQAMPELRWELGYPFALLLIVASTLVLYRLFRSRGWL
- a CDS encoding molybdopterin-dependent oxidoreductase, whose amino-acid sequence is MATAQATTQVPTFCPLCVSRCGAKATVSDGRFVALEPDPSHPTGRALCVKGRAAPDIVAHDERLLHPMRRTTPKGSADPGWERISWDDALDVVAARLEALADDHGPECVVFGATSPSTSAMSDAVDWVMRLRRAFGSPNQCVYMELCGWGRYLASLYTYGAPVPGVYMPDLDHAGCILFWGYNPSVSRLVHATSTVAAVRRGARLVVVDPRRAGLAGRADHWLRVRPGTDTALALALAHVMIDRGWFDEGFVRRWTNAPLLVRSDTGRLLRADALSPSGDPDSFVAWDDVGGVPVPYDPAAGRLVVDESHLALFGAREIATTSGAVTCAPAFELVASQCRAMDPAAAEAVTGVPASAIEATARTLWEARPVAFYTWSGLEQHSNTTQMARAINQLYALTGSFDVRGGNVAFTAVPTNPIEGAELLSAEQRAKAVGVVRRPLGPARFEFVTGEDVFTAALDGDPYRVRGFVNFGANMVMAHGDSARGRDALTALDFFVHADLFMNPTAELADIVLPVTSAFEAEGLKIGFEVSQEAHSLVQLRAPLVPPRGEARSDLQIIFALAVRLGLGDHFWDGDVDAAWSHQLAPSGITLDQLRAEPAGVRLPLETRHRKYAETNGDGTPRGFRTASRKVELYSEVLLDHGHPPLPEFEEPRTSPRSRPDLAERFPLVLTCAKSLHFCETQHRNVASLRRAAPEPQLEIHPGTADARGIAAGDWVRLETPYGSVRARARFNTSLDPHVVCGQHGWWQACAEIDLPGYAPYGPDSANLNLVLRQGPSDPISGSSPLRASVCNVTRLHTAPALAQPSGM
- a CDS encoding GAP family protein, whose amino-acid sequence is MADLIPFALGAGIVPAVVAVTLLLVRSPHGPITAVAWLAGMVSTRLMQGALFGWVVPAQATVGRTGRSTIVATVLLVLSILMFGTAAEKALGGGEEEEEEEEEEEAQAAPPKWMSMIRSVTPTRAFVYGALLILVSAKQWVFTLGAIGAIGASPVRGLAAIVTYVVFVAVVVSPSLAIAVAAYAFPDRSSSGLEAITAWLRAHDDTIAIALSLVFGTVFGVKALLDFGVL
- a CDS encoding ornithine cyclodeaminase family protein encodes the protein MTEHDAHAIRFTYLSQEDLLEAGCLDFRMAIDAAAGALTAHARGDVLFPDKIVQIFDQRTQERINCLPATLTHEKVCGVKWVSVFPPNVPLYGLQNLTAVFILSEIERGFPIAVLDGTLASNARVGAMGALAAEHFASPDAVSIGFIGAGEQAKMHLLAMKTIRPSLAECRVAALTGEEEDVFVAELSKVLPDMTFVPTRGDRERAMRDADILVTATSAQAPLLEAAWMKPGAFYSHVGGWEDEFAVAEQCETIVCDDWETVKHRTQTLSRMYAAGRLEDSDIHANLGEVVSGEKPGRRSADERVYFNAVGLSYVDVALALAMYRRATAAGGGLQLTMQETTVFRHADIAEHVRL